In one window of Branchiostoma lanceolatum isolate klBraLanc5 chromosome 15, klBraLanc5.hap2, whole genome shotgun sequence DNA:
- the LOC136449338 gene encoding solute carrier family 35 member F5-like, which translates to MAIGLFSFSPGDPRRLVFGVLLLLLVDAIWVGSSELTKYIYQNAGFDKPYFSTYAKTSMFILYLGGFLFWRPWREQCCSHVRKTDSTNAHNGTVVVDADNNETSSEQDPDQLDDGPDSKLSEPLYVPIKLSDSERSSVASDLDKLESVETSPALLKKKGKVRFSNLLEVRHMSDTEAEAANLARMSYTASLRLEETHSRNANKLHPKQVAKIALLFCIPWFLGNLSYQEALDETQAAVVNILSSTSGLFTLILAALFPSSYGDKFTASKLVAVLISIAGIVLVSMSHASQQDQLQLGALWALCGAALYAVYLVMLKKKVDNEERLDIPMFFGFVGMFNMVLLWPGLLVLHHLKLESFVWPTPQQWMYLALNGLIGTVLSEFLWLWGCFLTSSLIATLSLSLTIPLTVIVDIFLKKVSFNWMFFMGIPPVFISFFAVTLLSHWKDWDPVMLVVKKLVHCFCHCRRRTHARTPEDLEQRESLIGIEDGGGGQEEMEGCS; encoded by the exons ATGGCGATCGGGCTGTTTAGTTTCTCCCCCGGGGACCCTCGTAGACTGGTGTTTGGGGTGCTGTTGTTACTGCTGGTGGACGCCATATGGGTCGGCTCATCAGAACTCACTAAG TACATCTATCAGAATGCTGGGTTTGACAAGCCTTACTTCAGCACCTATGCCAAGACGTCCATGTTCATCCTGTACCTGGGAGGGTTCCTGTTCTGGCGCCCCTGGAGGGAGCAGTGCTGCAGCCATGTGAGAAAGACTGACAGTACCAACGCACACAATGGCACTGTG GTTGTAGATGCAGACAACAATGAAACTAGCTCTGAGCAAGATCCAGATCAACTAGACGATGGACCTGACTCAAAATTG AGTGAGCCCCTGTACGTCCCCATCAAACTGAGTGACAGTGAGAGGAGCAGTGTGGCGAGTGACCTGGACAAGCTGGAGTCTGTGGAGACAA GTCCAGCTCTTCTgaaaaagaaaggcaaagtcCGGTTCAGTAACCTGCTGGAGGTGCGACACATGTCAG ACACTGAAGCGGAAGCGGCAAACCTTGCCAGGATGTCGTACACAGCCTCCCTCAGGCTGGAGGAGACCCACAGTAGAAATGCCAACAAACTGCACCCCAAACAAGTGGCCAAGATAGCCCTGCTGTTCTGTATACCG TGGTTCCTTGGAAATCTGTCGTATCAAGAGGCGCTGGATGAGACTCAGGCTGCCGTAGTCAATATCTTGTCATCTACATCAG gcCTGTTTACCTTGATCCTAGCAGCACTGTTTCCCAGCTCATACGGAGACAAATTCACAGCATCTAAGTTGGTAGCCGTTCTCATAAG TATTGCGGGAATAGTGCTGGTGTCCATGTCTCACGCCAGCCAACAGGACCAGCTGCAGCTCGGTGCGCTCTGGGCGCTGTGTGGGGCCGCACTGTACGCCGTGTACCTCGTCATGCTCAAGAAGAAAGTAGacaatgaagaaagactggatATTCCCATGTTTTTTG GTTTTGTGGGCATGTTCAACATGGTGTTGCTGTGGCCTGGACTCTTGGTGCTTCACCATTTGAAGCTGGAGTCATTTGTGTGGCCAACTCCACAACAGTGGATGTACTTAGCTCTAAATGGACTGATTGGAACAGTTCTGTCAGAATTCCTTTGGTtatg GGGCTGCTTCCTGACATCATCTCTGATAGCCACTCTGTCTCTCAGCCTCACCATCCCTCTCACTGTCATTGTGGACATATTCCTGAAAAAG gtGTCTTTTAATTGGATGTTCTTCATGGGAATCCCTCCTGTGTTCATCTCATTCTTTGCTGTGACGCTCCTGTCCCACTGGAAGGACTGGGACCCTGTCATGCTGGTGGTGAAGAAACTTGTACATTGTTTCTGTCACTGCAGAAGAAGAACTCATGCAAG GACTCCTGAGGATTTGGAGCAGAGAGAAAGTCTTATAGGAATAGAAGATGGAGGTGGGGGCCAGGAGGAGATGGAAGGTTGTTCATAA